The following are from one region of the Methanomassiliicoccales archaeon LGM-DZ1 genome:
- a CDS encoding DUF3850 domain-containing protein: MIRGNKGLWICSRPHGEPRHYRHEMAARAWEWFDNDADELDDLLDRCRVHHVKIRTEWFELLQSGAKPCEIRKNDRGYEIGDRIVLHEITATADGDKPTGRELVRRISLVVETEGIAEGYCLLCFEDPEEES, encoded by the coding sequence ATGATCCGCGGCAATAAGGGGCTGTGGATCTGTTCGAGGCCCCACGGAGAGCCCCGCCATTATCGCCACGAGATGGCAGCGCGTGCCTGGGAGTGGTTCGATAATGACGCGGATGAGCTGGACGATCTCCTGGACCGCTGCCGTGTCCATCACGTCAAGATCCGCACCGAGTGGTTCGAGCTCCTGCAGTCGGGAGCGAAGCCGTGCGAGATCCGCAAGAACGACCGCGGGTACGAGATCGGCGACAGGATCGTTCTTCACGAGATCACAGCGACCGCCGACGGCGACAAACCGACCGGGCGCGAGCTTGTCCGCAGGATCTCGCTTGTCGTGGAAACGGAAGGGATCGCGGAGGGGTACTGCCTCCTCTGCTTCGAAGATCCGGAGGAAGAATCATGA
- a CDS encoding tyrosine-type recombinase/integrase, whose product MDDAGRGTLPNNIAEGDVRWLLDYMRRRNLTVATSRGYYAALRRYLRYFGNRSADSIKIMWPDDSRPNVDWLTPAQAKELLALPKDPVDEMIVHCGLCLGMRRVEILRLTPDSFHGVYVDILGKGHGAGKPRRMPYHRDTQAVLSRYLAYRKAMIGCVLAARPSAAVPDALLIWVRGHAIHTFGEKGTGIDSRLKKLAVRIGYPALSSHTLRRTFGRAMFHSGIPPATIAKMLGHSSIEQTLRYIGVDMDDMTDAMRSFILRCGAQSTMEV is encoded by the coding sequence ATGGATGATGCCGGGCGCGGGACTCTGCCTAATAACATCGCCGAGGGGGATGTCAGATGGTTGCTCGACTACATGAGACGCCGCAATCTCACGGTTGCGACATCCAGGGGATACTATGCCGCGCTGAGGCGCTATCTGCGCTATTTCGGGAATAGGTCTGCCGATTCAATCAAGATCATGTGGCCTGACGATTCGCGTCCCAATGTCGACTGGCTGACGCCTGCCCAGGCCAAGGAACTGCTCGCGCTTCCGAAGGATCCGGTGGACGAGATGATCGTGCACTGCGGGCTGTGCCTCGGCATGAGGCGCGTGGAGATCCTGCGCCTGACCCCTGATTCGTTCCACGGCGTCTACGTGGACATCCTTGGCAAGGGCCACGGTGCCGGGAAGCCGCGCCGCATGCCGTACCACAGGGACACGCAGGCCGTGCTGTCTAGGTACCTGGCGTACCGCAAGGCCATGATCGGCTGCGTCCTGGCCGCCAGGCCGTCCGCCGCCGTTCCGGATGCGCTGCTGATATGGGTCCGGGGCCACGCGATCCACACCTTCGGCGAGAAAGGGACGGGAATCGATTCCCGCCTCAAGAAGCTGGCCGTCAGGATCGGGTATCCCGCCCTGTCGTCGCATACTCTGAGGCGGACCTTCGGGAGGGCGATGTTCCACTCCGGCATCCCTCCCGCCACCATCGCAAAAATGCTGGGCCACAGTTCGATTGAGCAGACCCTGCGTTACATCGGAGTGGACATGGACGACATGACCGACGCCATGAGGAGCTTCATTCTCCGATGTGGTGCCCAAAGTACAATGGAGGTTTGA
- the rdgB gene encoding RdgB/HAM1 family non-canonical purine NTP pyrophosphatase, which translates to MSLKIRVVTHNPGKVREYQSSLGGYGLEMEHINREYDEVQTDHLEEVVDKGMKQLHAEGLRDFMIDDSGLFVNAFGGFPGVYSAYVQKTVGNPGVLKLMNGIEDRSATFRCCIGAWIGNERIIVTGVCPGEILHEARGTGGFGYDPIFSPDGKRSFAEIPTEDKNAISHRGTAVRMLADELRKRGIIN; encoded by the coding sequence ATGAGCCTGAAGATCAGGGTGGTCACGCACAACCCCGGAAAGGTAAGGGAATACCAGTCGTCTCTGGGCGGTTACGGCCTCGAGATGGAGCACATCAACCGCGAATACGACGAGGTGCAGACGGACCACCTCGAGGAGGTTGTCGACAAGGGGATGAAGCAGCTGCATGCCGAAGGGCTGCGCGACTTCATGATTGACGATTCCGGCCTGTTCGTGAACGCCTTCGGCGGATTCCCGGGAGTGTACTCCGCATACGTTCAGAAGACCGTCGGCAACCCTGGCGTCCTGAAGCTCATGAATGGCATCGAGGACCGCTCGGCGACGTTCCGCTGCTGCATCGGCGCCTGGATCGGGAACGAGCGCATCATCGTCACCGGCGTCTGCCCCGGAGAGATACTCCATGAGGCCAGGGGTACCGGGGGATTCGGCTACGATCCGATATTCAGCCCCGACGGTAAGCGTTCCTTCGCGGAGATCCCCACCGAGGACAAGAACGCCATCTCCCACCGCGGGACCGCCGTCCGGATGCTCGCGGACGAGCTCAGGAAAAGAGGCATCATAAACTGA